One genomic region from Stutzerimonas decontaminans encodes:
- a CDS encoding S49 family peptidase, translated as MSDEWKAPVDESKEDRNSWKLLEKTLLAGVQEQRRARRWGIFFKLLTFAYLFGALALFSPALQFGKSKGAQESHTAVINVRGMIADEESASADNIVGALRAAFEDANTKGVVLRINSPGGSPVQSGYIYDEIRRLRGEYPAVKVYAVITDLGASGAYYIASAADEIYADKSSLVGSIGVTAATFGFVDTMEKLGVERRVYTAGEHKAFLDPFQPEKPEESQFWRGVLATTHQQFIDSVKRGRGDRLQDARHPELFSGLVWSGEQALELGLIDGLGSTAHVAREVIGEPEMVDFTIKESPLDRFTKKLGAGVAERLALLVGLQGPALR; from the coding sequence ATGTCGGATGAGTGGAAGGCTCCGGTGGACGAATCAAAGGAAGATCGCAATAGCTGGAAGCTGCTGGAAAAAACTCTGCTAGCGGGAGTTCAGGAGCAGCGGCGTGCAAGGCGTTGGGGCATATTCTTCAAGCTGCTGACATTCGCATACTTGTTCGGCGCATTGGCCCTATTCTCGCCGGCCTTGCAGTTCGGCAAGAGCAAGGGGGCTCAGGAAAGCCATACAGCGGTGATCAATGTGCGTGGGATGATCGCGGATGAAGAATCAGCCAGCGCCGACAATATAGTAGGGGCCTTGCGGGCTGCCTTCGAGGATGCCAATACCAAGGGTGTTGTGCTGCGCATCAATAGTCCTGGCGGCAGTCCTGTTCAGTCGGGCTACATCTATGACGAAATCCGGCGTTTGCGTGGTGAGTATCCGGCCGTCAAGGTCTATGCGGTAATCACCGATCTGGGGGCGTCGGGCGCCTACTATATCGCCAGTGCAGCGGACGAGATCTATGCGGATAAATCCAGTCTGGTGGGGTCGATCGGGGTAACTGCCGCTACCTTCGGTTTCGTCGATACCATGGAGAAGCTCGGGGTGGAGCGTCGTGTTTACACCGCAGGTGAGCACAAGGCATTCCTTGACCCGTTTCAACCCGAGAAGCCTGAGGAGAGTCAATTCTGGCGGGGAGTGCTCGCAACCACCCATCAGCAGTTCATCGATAGCGTCAAGCGGGGGCGTGGTGATCGCCTTCAGGATGCGCGGCATCCGGAGCTGTTCTCTGGCTTGGTTTGGTCGGGAGAGCAAGCTCTTGAGCTGGGGCTGATCGATGGTCTGGGCAGCACGGCTCATGTGGCTCGCGAGGTGATCGGTGAGCCCGAGATGGTCGATTTCACTATCAAGGAATCACCGCTGGATCGTTTCACGAAGAAGTTGGGTGCTGGGGTCGCCGAGCGCCTGGCGCTGCTGGTTGGGCTGCAGGGGCCGGCTTTGCGGTAA
- the murB gene encoding UDP-N-acetylmuramate dehydrogenase: MSLTLESNRSLKPFNTFAVDQRAQYFASANSDEDVRDALAQARALNVPLLVIGGGSNLLLTRDVPALVLHMASRGRRIVDESAEQVVVEAEAGEPWHPFVLWTLEQGLAGLENLSLIPGTVGASPIQNIGAYGVEIKDVFAGLTALDSQTGELREFTLDDCLFDYRDSLFKQQPGRYLILRVRFALRRHAVLHLEYGPIRQRLMEQGVTTPSAQDVSRAVCAIRSEKLPDPQQLGNAGSFFKNPLVTAGVAQALRHSHPDLVAYPQVDGQVKLAAGWLIDKAGWKGFRDGDAGVHRLQALVLVNYGQATGEQLLELARRIQFDVRERFGVALEIEPNVF; the protein is encoded by the coding sequence GTGAGCCTTACCCTGGAATCAAACCGCTCGCTCAAACCGTTTAACACCTTCGCAGTCGACCAGCGCGCACAGTACTTCGCTTCAGCCAATAGCGATGAGGATGTGCGTGATGCGCTCGCTCAAGCGCGAGCGCTCAATGTGCCGTTGCTGGTTATCGGCGGTGGCAGCAACCTCCTGCTGACTCGTGATGTCCCCGCATTGGTGTTGCATATGGCTAGCCGCGGAAGGCGTATCGTCGACGAGTCCGCCGAGCAGGTGGTGGTCGAGGCCGAGGCAGGCGAGCCGTGGCATCCATTCGTACTCTGGACGCTGGAGCAGGGCTTGGCGGGATTGGAGAACCTCAGCCTGATACCGGGGACGGTAGGCGCATCTCCCATTCAGAACATCGGCGCCTACGGCGTCGAGATCAAGGATGTTTTCGCGGGGCTCACTGCGCTGGATAGTCAGACCGGGGAACTGCGCGAGTTCACCCTCGACGATTGCCTGTTCGACTACCGCGACAGCCTGTTCAAGCAGCAGCCCGGGCGTTACCTGATCCTGCGCGTGCGCTTCGCGTTACGCCGCCACGCAGTGCTGCATCTCGAATATGGGCCGATTCGCCAGCGCCTGATGGAGCAGGGGGTAACCACGCCCTCCGCGCAAGATGTGAGTCGGGCGGTTTGCGCCATTCGCAGTGAAAAACTGCCGGATCCGCAGCAGCTCGGCAACGCAGGCAGCTTCTTCAAGAACCCTCTGGTAACGGCGGGCGTTGCCCAGGCGCTTCGCCATAGCCATCCTGATCTGGTTGCCTATCCCCAGGTCGACGGCCAGGTGAAGCTGGCCGCGGGGTGGCTGATCGACAAAGCTGGCTGGAAGGGGTTTCGAGATGGCGACGCTGGTGTGCACCGGCTGCAGGCGCTGGTGCTGGTGAACTATGGCCAGGCCACCGGCGAGCAGTTGCTTGAGCTGGCGCGCCGAATCCAGTTCGACGTGCGCGAGCGCTTCGGGGTTGCGCTTGAAATCGAGCCGAACGTGTTCTGA
- a CDS encoding Maf family protein, with the protein MRRLLLASSSRYRQELLSRLRLRFDSCAPEIDETALPNENAEQLVRRLAEYKARALAARYPDHLIIGSDQVAVLGEEILGKPHTFERAKQQLLAASGESVKFLTGLALLDSVSDRLQVDCVPFTVHFRTLDEARIERYLNAEQPYDCAGSFKAEGLGISLFRSTQGEDATSLVGLPLIRLVDMLLIEGVEIP; encoded by the coding sequence ATGCGCCGCCTGCTGCTCGCATCCAGCTCACGTTATCGCCAGGAACTGCTGTCCCGTCTGCGACTACGCTTCGACAGCTGCGCACCGGAAATCGACGAGACCGCCTTACCCAATGAGAATGCAGAACAACTCGTGCGCCGACTCGCAGAATACAAGGCACGAGCACTGGCCGCACGCTATCCCGACCATCTGATCATCGGCTCCGACCAAGTGGCGGTGCTGGGCGAGGAGATTCTTGGCAAACCACACACGTTCGAACGAGCGAAGCAGCAATTGCTGGCCGCCAGCGGAGAAAGCGTAAAATTCCTGACCGGGCTTGCCTTGCTCGACAGCGTGAGTGACAGGCTGCAGGTGGACTGCGTGCCATTCACCGTACACTTCCGAACACTGGATGAAGCGCGGATCGAGCGCTACCTGAATGCCGAGCAACCCTACGATTGCGCCGGCAGCTTCAAGGCCGAAGGGCTAGGCATCAGCCTTTTCCGCAGCACCCAAGGCGAGGACGCTACCAGCCTGGTGGGCCTGCCGCTGATCCGACTGGTAGACATGCTTCTTATCGAGGGCGTCGAAATCCCCTGA
- the rluC gene encoding 23S rRNA pseudouridine(955/2504/2580) synthase RluC: protein MTNTPSQTSGVQILEVAPELAGQRIDNFLRNQLKGVPKTLIYRILRKGEVRVNKGRIKPEYRLQAGDLVRVPPLRLAERDEPEPLAQGLLERLEKAIVYEDKALIVLNKPAGIAVHGGSGLSYGVIEALRQLRPDAKELELVHRLDRDTSGLLMVAKKRSMLRHLHQALRGDGVDKRYMALVRGRWETSKKQVNAPLLKNTLRSGERMVEVTEDGKEALTLFRVLRRFGEFATLVEAKPVTGRTHQIRVHARHAGHSIAGDSKYGDEEFTREIRELGGKRLFLHAYALKVPLPDGGELSFEAPVDEMWARTLERLGE from the coding sequence ATGACCAATACCCCCTCCCAGACCTCCGGTGTGCAAATACTCGAGGTCGCGCCGGAACTTGCCGGCCAGCGAATCGACAACTTTCTTCGTAACCAGCTCAAAGGTGTGCCCAAGACGCTGATCTACCGGATCCTGCGCAAGGGCGAGGTGCGAGTGAACAAGGGGCGCATCAAGCCCGAGTACAGGCTGCAGGCCGGTGATCTGGTGCGGGTGCCGCCGCTGCGCCTAGCTGAGCGGGATGAGCCGGAGCCGCTAGCGCAGGGCCTGCTGGAGCGGCTCGAAAAGGCCATCGTCTACGAGGACAAAGCACTCATTGTGCTTAACAAGCCAGCCGGAATAGCCGTGCATGGTGGTAGCGGGCTCAGCTATGGGGTGATCGAGGCTCTACGCCAGTTGCGTCCCGATGCCAAAGAGCTCGAGTTGGTGCATCGATTGGACCGGGATACCTCCGGCCTGCTGATGGTCGCGAAGAAGCGCAGCATGTTGCGACACTTGCATCAGGCACTTCGTGGTGATGGTGTGGACAAGCGCTACATGGCTCTGGTCCGTGGGCGGTGGGAAACCTCCAAGAAGCAGGTTAATGCGCCTTTGTTAAAGAATACGCTTCGCTCCGGCGAGCGTATGGTCGAAGTGACCGAGGACGGCAAGGAGGCGCTGACGCTGTTTCGCGTACTGCGTCGCTTCGGTGAGTTCGCCACGCTGGTCGAGGCCAAACCGGTGACCGGGCGCACTCACCAGATTCGCGTGCATGCGCGACATGCTGGGCACAGCATCGCAGGCGACAGCAAGTACGGTGATGAGGAGTTCACGCGCGAGATTCGCGAGCTAGGCGGCAAGCGCTTGTTCCTGCATGCATACGCACTGAAGGTCCCGCTACCTGATGGGGGTGAGCTGTCATTTGAGGCGCCGGTCGATGAAATGTGGGCGCGTACGTTGGAGCGCCTCGGTGAGTAA
- the plsX gene encoding phosphate acyltransferase PlsX, with the protein MSAPIIAIDAMGGDFGPHCIVPASLSCLVENSSLHLVLVGQASLLEQLVAQHPGVDQSRLKIVDAPETIGMDERPAQALRGKPRSSMRVALEQVRDGKAKACVSAGNTGALMALARQILKTLPGIDRPAMVTALPTQGNPCLLLDLGANVDCPADQLYQFAVMGVVAAESLGLAQPRVALLNVGTEEIKGTQQVKQAAVLLQQAPDINYRGFIEGDGLYRGEADVVVCDGFVGNVLLKSSEGLAGMLVAKVEALFRRSLGARIVGAMALPLLRRLRAELNPAQYNGASFLGLQGIVVKSHGGAGADGFKAAVRRAAEDVEHDLPGQLARRLGHYLGGSRPSVAGDDVTAADGAPSN; encoded by the coding sequence TTGTCCGCTCCGATCATTGCGATTGATGCAATGGGTGGGGACTTCGGTCCCCACTGCATTGTTCCGGCCAGTCTTTCCTGCCTGGTTGAAAACTCCTCGCTACATCTGGTCCTCGTCGGCCAAGCCTCTCTACTCGAACAGCTCGTTGCCCAGCATCCAGGGGTCGATCAGTCGCGCCTGAAAATCGTCGATGCACCCGAAACGATCGGCATGGATGAGCGCCCTGCTCAGGCGTTGCGCGGAAAGCCTCGTTCATCGATGCGAGTCGCACTAGAGCAGGTGCGCGACGGTAAGGCGAAGGCCTGTGTGAGTGCCGGTAATACCGGGGCGCTTATGGCGCTGGCGCGTCAGATACTGAAGACTCTCCCGGGTATCGACCGGCCGGCGATGGTGACAGCGCTACCCACGCAGGGTAACCCCTGTCTGTTGCTGGATCTCGGCGCGAATGTCGACTGCCCGGCCGACCAGCTATACCAATTTGCGGTGATGGGGGTGGTTGCAGCCGAGTCCTTGGGGCTGGCTCAGCCAAGAGTCGCGCTGCTGAATGTCGGCACCGAAGAAATCAAAGGTACCCAGCAAGTCAAACAGGCAGCTGTCCTTCTGCAGCAGGCGCCGGACATCAACTACCGGGGTTTCATCGAGGGGGATGGGCTTTATCGCGGTGAGGCCGATGTCGTCGTTTGCGATGGCTTCGTCGGTAACGTATTGCTCAAGTCCAGCGAGGGGCTGGCGGGCATGCTGGTCGCCAAGGTCGAGGCGCTTTTCAGACGGTCACTTGGGGCGCGCATCGTCGGTGCTATGGCGCTGCCGCTTTTGCGTCGGCTCCGCGCGGAGCTAAATCCTGCGCAATACAACGGTGCCAGTTTTCTCGGCTTGCAGGGCATCGTCGTCAAGAGTCATGGCGGTGCTGGTGCGGACGGCTTCAAGGCAGCCGTTCGGCGCGCAGCGGAGGACGTCGAGCATGATCTTCCCGGGCAGCTGGCGCGCCGGCTGGGGCATTATCTTGGTGGCTCTCGCCCTTCCGTTGCGGGCGATGATGTGACTGCAGCTGATGGCGCGCCATCCAACTGA
- the rpmF gene encoding 50S ribosomal protein L32, whose product MAVQQNKKSRSARDMRRSHDALEPNALSVEKSTGEVHLRHHVSPDGFYRGRKVIDKGADE is encoded by the coding sequence ATGGCTGTTCAGCAGAACAAAAAATCCCGTTCCGCCCGTGACATGCGTCGTTCCCATGACGCTCTCGAGCCGAACGCTCTGTCCGTGGAAAAGAGCACTGGTGAAGTTCACCTGCGTCACCACGTTTCCCCGGATGGTTTCTACCGTGGTCGCAAGGTGATCGACAAGGGCGCTGACGAGTAA
- the fabD gene encoding ACP S-malonyltransferase, whose protein sequence is MSASLAFVFPGQGSQSLGMLAELGAQQSVIVDTFAEASSALGYDLWALTQNGPEEQLNQTDKTQPAILAASVAIWRLWLAEGGAQPAFVAGHSLGEYSALVAAGSLPFADAVKLVELRGQLMQQAVPAGQGGMAAILGLDDVDVLAACAEAAQGEVVSAVNFNAPGQVVIAGSVSAVERAIEACKAKGAKRAMALPVSVPSHCDLMRPAAERFAASVEAIAWQAPQIPLVQNVSAAVVADLDALKRDLLAQLYSPVRWVESMVVLGDRGVTSLVECGPGKVLSGLNKRCVKGVNTYNLDTPEAFAAARAALA, encoded by the coding sequence ATGTCCGCATCACTTGCTTTCGTCTTTCCCGGTCAAGGGTCTCAGTCCCTTGGCATGCTGGCCGAATTGGGTGCTCAGCAGAGCGTGATCGTCGATACGTTTGCCGAAGCTTCCTCGGCGCTGGGCTATGATCTTTGGGCATTGACCCAGAACGGCCCGGAAGAGCAGCTGAATCAGACCGACAAGACCCAGCCGGCGATTCTGGCGGCTTCGGTTGCAATCTGGCGTCTGTGGCTGGCTGAAGGTGGTGCGCAGCCTGCCTTCGTTGCGGGTCACAGCCTCGGAGAGTATTCGGCTTTGGTGGCCGCCGGCAGTCTTCCGTTTGCCGATGCGGTCAAGTTGGTCGAGTTGCGTGGTCAGTTGATGCAGCAGGCAGTGCCGGCCGGGCAGGGCGGCATGGCTGCCATTCTTGGGTTAGATGATGTCGATGTGCTGGCCGCCTGTGCTGAGGCTGCGCAGGGTGAAGTCGTCAGTGCGGTCAACTTCAACGCCCCCGGTCAGGTCGTGATCGCCGGTAGTGTGTCAGCCGTGGAGCGTGCGATCGAGGCGTGTAAGGCCAAGGGTGCCAAGCGTGCGATGGCCTTGCCGGTGAGCGTGCCGTCGCACTGCGATCTGATGCGCCCGGCTGCAGAACGCTTTGCTGCCTCGGTAGAGGCAATTGCGTGGCAGGCGCCGCAGATTCCGCTGGTACAGAATGTCAGCGCGGCAGTCGTTGCGGACCTGGACGCTCTTAAGCGTGACCTGCTGGCACAACTTTATAGTCCAGTGCGTTGGGTCGAATCTATGGTGGTCTTGGGGGATCGCGGCGTCACCTCGTTGGTTGAATGCGGTCCCGGTAAGGTTCTGTCGGGCCTCAACAAACGCTGCGTCAAGGGCGTCAACACCTACAATCTGGATACCCCCGAGGCCTTCGCGGCCGCTCGTGCCGCATTGGCTTGA
- a CDS encoding HAD-IA family hydrolase, with translation MSKYQVLIFDWDGTLVDSIGRIVESIHVAARSCGLPQVDDGLVRGIIGLALPEAIAALYPEQVDIRLIEDFRHCYSEHYLALEAEPSALYPGVAKALSEFRDSGYLLAVATGKGRRGLDRVLAGQGWEGFFDITRCADETASKPDPQMIQEILAHCGARPENALMVGDSIFDLQMARRAGVDSVAVAYGAQPLHILQGYEPRAAINHFSELGDWLCSVAGIEVNANVG, from the coding sequence GTGAGTAAATATCAGGTACTCATATTCGATTGGGATGGCACGCTGGTCGATTCCATTGGCCGCATCGTCGAGTCGATACATGTCGCGGCCCGCAGTTGTGGCCTACCGCAGGTCGATGATGGTCTGGTCAGGGGTATCATCGGATTGGCATTGCCTGAGGCCATTGCCGCGTTGTACCCGGAGCAGGTCGATATAAGGCTCATTGAAGATTTCCGTCACTGTTACAGCGAGCACTATCTTGCTTTGGAGGCTGAGCCCTCGGCGCTTTACCCGGGTGTGGCAAAAGCACTGTCGGAGTTTCGGGATTCAGGGTATCTGCTTGCGGTTGCGACTGGTAAAGGTCGACGCGGTCTTGATCGTGTGTTGGCCGGGCAGGGCTGGGAGGGCTTCTTCGATATCACTCGCTGTGCAGACGAGACGGCGAGCAAACCTGATCCTCAAATGATTCAGGAGATCCTCGCTCACTGCGGTGCCCGGCCAGAGAATGCCTTGATGGTCGGTGATTCCATATTCGATCTCCAGATGGCGCGGCGAGCCGGTGTGGACAGTGTGGCAGTCGCCTATGGGGCGCAGCCGCTGCATATCCTGCAAGGCTATGAGCCCCGCGCTGCAATCAATCATTTTTCGGAGCTTGGCGACTGGTTGTGCTCCGTGGCTGGTATTGAGGTGAATGCAAATGTCGGATGA
- the rne gene encoding ribonuclease E gives MKRMLINATQPEELRVALVDGQRLFDLDIESGAREQKKANIYKGKITRVEPSLEAAFVDFGAERHGFLPLKEISREYFSKSPEGRVNIKDVLREGQEVIVQVEKEERGNKGAALTTFISLAGRYLVLMPNNPRAGGISRRIEGEERNELREALNGLDIPADMGLIVRTAGLGRSSEELQCDLDYLLQLWTAVKDASKDRAAPFLIYQESNVIIRAIRDYLRQDIGEVLIDSVEAQDEALSFIQQVMPQYASKIKLYEDSVPLFNRFQIESQIETAFQREVKLPSGGSIVIDPTEALVSIDINSARATKGGDIEETALQTNLEAAEEIARQLRLRDIGGLIVIDFIDMTPAKNQRAVEEKVREALEADRARIQVGRISRFGLLEMSRQRLRPSLGETSGIVCPRCNGQGIIRDVESLSLAILRLIEEEALKDRTAEVRARVPFQVAAFLLNEKRNAITKIELRTRARIFILPDDHLETPHFEVQRLRDDSPEILAGQASYEMSQTEAEEAQPVSSTRTLVRQEAAVKTAPQRTAPAAAAAPAEVPVAAPAQEPSLFKGLIKSLVGLFAGETKEPQATAEVEKKPASPRPQRNDERRSGRQQNRRRDSRGGRDEERKPREERQPREERQAREERQPREERQPREERQPRPPREERKPREQVEATEAQPRRERAPREERKPREERKRELRAPIDEAPVVAEEEQVERQPRAPREERKPRMEQQTAAAAADELLQQADDTNEVEDAQDANEGTEGNDGERPRRRSRGQRRRSNRRERQRDANGNEIDEVDESNAPVKTEEIAVAATAAALAANTADTEAAPQAKLADDAVIQTSTEGVATIVEQTPAAQSAPEPMAAEKPAVVATAIEVPSQPTEAAPSASEAAPAIQADLTPQAAPEPVVEKTESAPVVAPALTPSGRAPNDPREVRRRQREAERLAKEAAEAEARAATEQPLASPEIVVSEPAVDTQAEAVAQPKATEFQPEQVEQPIPAAVQPAIEEQSVSLTAEPAQQAQAPEAEATEQKPEAPVTEQAPQRAPGESVETAEGDEPDNRDKPQG, from the coding sequence ATGAAAAGAATGCTAATTAACGCAACTCAGCCTGAAGAGTTGCGTGTCGCACTGGTCGACGGCCAACGTCTGTTCGATCTGGACATCGAATCAGGTGCCCGCGAGCAGAAGAAAGCCAACATCTACAAAGGCAAAATCACCCGCGTAGAACCCAGCCTTGAAGCCGCCTTCGTCGATTTCGGCGCCGAGCGTCACGGCTTCCTCCCCCTCAAGGAAATTTCCCGCGAATACTTCAGCAAATCACCTGAAGGCCGCGTGAACATCAAAGACGTCCTGCGCGAAGGCCAGGAAGTCATCGTGCAGGTTGAAAAGGAAGAACGCGGCAACAAGGGCGCCGCGCTCACTACCTTCATCAGCCTCGCCGGCCGCTATCTGGTCCTGATGCCGAACAACCCGCGAGCAGGCGGCATCTCCCGCCGCATCGAAGGTGAAGAACGCAACGAATTGCGCGAAGCTCTGAATGGCCTCGACATCCCTGCCGACATGGGCCTGATCGTCCGCACGGCCGGCTTGGGCCGCTCCAGCGAAGAGCTGCAGTGCGACCTGGATTACCTGCTGCAACTCTGGACTGCAGTCAAGGATGCCTCCAAGGACCGCGCCGCACCGTTCCTGATTTATCAGGAGTCCAACGTCATCATTCGCGCGATTCGCGATTATCTGCGCCAGGACATCGGCGAAGTGCTGATCGACAGCGTCGAGGCTCAGGACGAAGCACTGAGCTTCATCCAGCAGGTGATGCCGCAGTACGCCAGCAAGATCAAGCTGTATGAAGACTCCGTTCCGCTGTTCAACCGCTTCCAGATCGAAAGCCAGATCGAGACAGCCTTCCAGCGCGAAGTAAAGCTACCTTCCGGCGGCTCGATCGTGATCGATCCGACCGAAGCACTGGTATCCATTGACATCAACTCGGCTCGCGCCACCAAAGGCGGCGACATCGAAGAAACCGCACTGCAGACCAACCTGGAGGCTGCGGAAGAGATCGCACGTCAACTGCGGCTGCGCGACATCGGTGGCCTGATCGTCATCGACTTCATCGACATGACGCCGGCCAAGAACCAGCGCGCCGTCGAAGAAAAAGTGCGCGAAGCGCTGGAAGCCGACCGCGCACGCATTCAGGTTGGCCGCATCTCCCGCTTCGGGCTGCTGGAAATGTCCCGTCAGCGCCTGCGCCCCTCCCTCGGCGAGACCAGCGGCATTGTCTGCCCTCGCTGTAATGGCCAGGGCATCATCCGCGATGTGGAATCCCTATCGCTGGCAATTCTGCGCCTGATCGAAGAAGAAGCCCTGAAGGACCGTACCGCAGAAGTGCGCGCTCGCGTGCCATTCCAGGTCGCCGCATTCCTGCTTAACGAGAAGCGCAACGCGATCACCAAGATCGAGCTACGCACTCGCGCCCGCATCTTCATCCTGCCGGACGACCATCTGGAAACGCCGCATTTCGAAGTACAGCGCCTGCGCGACGACAGCCCGGAGATCCTGGCCGGCCAGGCAAGCTACGAGATGAGCCAGACCGAAGCCGAGGAAGCTCAGCCGGTCAGTTCCACCCGCACCCTGGTGCGCCAGGAAGCGGCGGTCAAGACCGCCCCGCAGCGCACCGCACCGGCAGCCGCCGCAGCGCCAGCAGAAGTACCCGTTGCCGCGCCGGCACAGGAACCAAGTCTGTTCAAGGGCCTGATCAAGTCCCTGGTCGGCCTGTTCGCAGGCGAGACGAAAGAACCGCAAGCCACTGCCGAAGTCGAGAAGAAGCCCGCTTCGCCGCGCCCGCAGCGCAATGACGAGCGCCGCAGCGGTCGCCAGCAGAACCGCCGTCGTGATTCACGTGGAGGCCGTGACGAGGAGCGCAAGCCGCGCGAAGAGCGTCAGCCGCGTGAGGAGCGTCAAGCCCGTGAGGAACGCCAGCCACGTGAGGAGCGCCAGCCACGCGAAGAGCGCCAGCCACGCCCGCCGCGCGAGGAGCGCAAACCACGCGAGCAAGTTGAAGCCACCGAGGCCCAGCCGCGCCGCGAGCGAGCCCCACGCGAGGAGCGCAAGCCCCGTGAGGAGCGCAAGCGCGAACTGCGTGCGCCGATCGACGAAGCACCGGTAGTTGCGGAGGAAGAGCAGGTTGAGCGGCAGCCCCGTGCGCCGCGCGAAGAGCGCAAGCCGCGCATGGAACAGCAGACTGCGGCAGCCGCTGCCGACGAGTTGCTGCAGCAAGCGGACGACACGAACGAAGTCGAAGATGCCCAGGACGCCAACGAGGGTACCGAAGGCAATGATGGTGAGCGTCCACGCCGCCGCTCTCGCGGTCAGCGTCGTCGTAGCAACCGCCGCGAGCGTCAGCGCGATGCCAACGGCAATGAGATCGACGAGGTCGACGAGAGCAACGCTCCGGTGAAGACCGAGGAGATTGCCGTCGCTGCAACCGCAGCCGCCCTGGCCGCAAACACGGCCGACACCGAAGCTGCTCCCCAGGCGAAGCTAGCCGATGATGCCGTGATCCAGACGAGCACCGAAGGGGTTGCAACCATCGTCGAGCAGACGCCGGCCGCGCAGAGCGCTCCGGAACCTATGGCTGCCGAGAAGCCGGCAGTGGTCGCGACTGCAATCGAGGTTCCGTCACAGCCTACCGAAGCCGCACCTAGCGCAAGCGAGGCAGCGCCAGCCATCCAGGCCGATTTGACTCCGCAAGCAGCTCCCGAGCCGGTTGTCGAGAAAACCGAATCAGCACCGGTTGTCGCACCCGCACTGACGCCTAGCGGTCGGGCACCCAACGATCCGCGCGAAGTCCGTCGCCGCCAACGTGAAGCTGAGCGCCTGGCCAAGGAAGCAGCTGAAGCCGAAGCCAGGGCCGCAACCGAGCAGCCACTGGCCAGCCCAGAGATCGTTGTCAGCGAGCCGGCCGTAGATACCCAGGCGGAAGCTGTTGCACAGCCGAAGGCCACCGAGTTCCAGCCGGAGCAAGTGGAACAGCCCATACCTGCCGCGGTTCAGCCCGCTATCGAAGAGCAATCGGTCAGTCTGACTGCCGAGCCCGCTCAGCAGGCGCAAGCTCCGGAAGCGGAAGCGACCGAGCAAAAACCAGAAGCTCCGGTAACCGAGCAGGCACCTCAACGTGCACCCGGGGAGTCGGTAGAGACTGCCGAAGGCGACGAGCCAGATAATCGTGATAAGCCGCAAGGCTAA
- a CDS encoding YceD family protein — protein sequence MLKGPIPPHVDPRKLADRAATLAGELQLSQLKRLADPLEDDKGVVRASFSFGRDEQRTVVIHSQLDVEVKMICQRCLEPVVLPIHSECDYAVVNEGASSQHLPKGYDVLEVGEDPLDLLALVEDELLLALPIVPLHDPEICQPPVGPDEPEPSENEVTRSNPFSVLAQLKRDPNV from the coding sequence ATGTTGAAAGGACCGATACCTCCGCACGTTGATCCGCGCAAGCTCGCTGACCGAGCGGCCACCCTTGCAGGTGAGCTGCAGTTGTCGCAGCTGAAGCGGCTCGCCGATCCTCTTGAGGATGATAAGGGTGTGGTGCGCGCCAGTTTTTCCTTCGGGCGCGACGAGCAGCGTACTGTGGTTATCCATAGTCAGCTCGACGTTGAGGTCAAGATGATTTGCCAGCGTTGTCTGGAGCCGGTTGTTCTGCCGATTCACAGCGAGTGCGACTATGCGGTTGTGAATGAAGGGGCGAGCAGCCAGCACCTGCCCAAAGGCTATGACGTGCTGGAAGTGGGAGAGGATCCTCTGGATCTGCTGGCGCTGGTCGAAGACGAGCTGTTGCTCGCTCTGCCGATTGTTCCACTCCATGACCCTGAAATTTGCCAGCCGCCGGTTGGGCCAGATGAGCCCGAACCGAGTGAGAACGAGGTAACGCGGTCCAACCCGTTCAGCGTACTGGCGCAGTTAAAGCGTGACCCAAACGTTTAG
- a CDS encoding low molecular weight protein-tyrosine-phosphatase: MKVLFVCMGNICRSPTAEGVFRQRVEQAGLSGRIEIDSAGTGGWHVGKAPDARACEAAGRRGYPLAALRARQVQPSDFEHFDLILAMDHDNLGRLQTLRPARGQAELDLLLRRYGLEADVVPDPYYGGADGFEEVLDLIEEACDALLTEVKGRL, from the coding sequence GTGAAAGTGCTGTTCGTCTGCATGGGCAATATCTGCCGTTCACCTACGGCCGAAGGGGTGTTTCGCCAACGCGTTGAGCAGGCTGGACTCAGCGGCCGGATCGAGATCGATTCTGCCGGAACCGGTGGCTGGCATGTCGGCAAGGCACCTGACGCGCGCGCTTGCGAGGCGGCTGGCAGGCGTGGCTATCCGCTCGCTGCGCTGCGAGCACGTCAGGTCCAGCCCTCAGATTTCGAACACTTCGATCTGATCCTGGCGATGGATCACGATAATCTCGGCCGGCTGCAGACCCTGCGCCCAGCTCGTGGCCAGGCTGAGCTCGACCTGTTGCTACGTCGCTATGGCCTGGAGGCGGATGTGGTGCCAGACCCGTATTATGGTGGCGCCGACGGTTTTGAAGAGGTCCTGGATCTTATCGAAGAGGCCTGTGACGCGTTGCTCACAGAAGTGAAGGGGCGCCTGTGA